Proteins encoded together in one Eublepharis macularius isolate TG4126 chromosome 2, MPM_Emac_v1.0, whole genome shotgun sequence window:
- the SEL1L gene encoding protein sel-1 homolog 1, whose translation MEPRRRAGAPFLLWAVALLFVGVSLAVAADEEGTQDESFESQATLPSEEQVKDHRTGAHVVAGQIFIDSEEPESHAEDGDDLRSPEEEQERTLEELSSPELSGSLNKDLEEVEVQKPVITAIGGTADGELCRFPFLFLEKEYMECTADGREDGRLWCATTYDYKSDQKWGFCETEEQSNKRRQMQEAEDVYQTGMKILNASTKKAQKKEAYQYLLRAADMNHTKAMEKVSYALLFGDYLKQNIQSAKELFEKLTEEGSPKGQTALGFLYASGLGVDSNQAKALVYYTFGALGGNLIAHMILGYRYWAGIGVLQSCESALTHYRLVANHVASDISLTGGTVVQRIRLPDEVENPGMASGMLEEDLIQYYQFLAEKGDVQAQVGLGQLHLHGGRGVEQNHQRAFEYFNQAANAGNSHAMAFLGKMYSEGSDIVPQSNETALQYFKKAADMGNPVGQSGLGMAYLYGRGVPVNYDLALKYFQKAADQGWVDGQLQLGSMYYNGIGVKKDYSKALKFFNLASQGGHILAFYNLAQMHATATGVDRSCRTAVELFKNVCERGRWSERLMTAYNSYKDGNANSAVVQYLLLAEQGYEVAQSNAAFILDQKAATIIEENETYTRALLHWNRAASQGYTVARLKLGDYHFYGFGTDVDYETAFIHYHLATEHQHSAQAMFNLGYMHEKGLGIKQDIHLAKRFYDMAADASPDAQVPVFLALCKLGIVYAFQYVQETNIKEVFSHLDMDQLLGPEWDLYLMTIIALLLGTVIAYRQRQHQAIPRPAGPRPAVPPQEPPPEHQPQQ comes from the exons ATGAAGAAGGAACTCAGGATGAGTCTTTTGAGTCACAG GCAACCTTGCCATCAGAAGAACAGGTGAAAGACCATCGAACTGGAGCCCATGTAGTAGCAGGGCAAATTTTTATTGACTCTGAGGAACCGGAGTCTCATGCTGAAGATGGAGACGATCTTAGGAGCCCAGAAGAGGAACAGGAAAGAACTTTAGAGGAGTTGAGCTCTCCTGAACTGTCAGGCTCCTTAAATAAGGACTTGGAAGAAGTTGAAGTGCAAAAACCAG tTATAACAGCTATAGGAGGAACTGCAGATGGTGAGCTGTGCCGTTTCCCATTCCTTTTTCTGGAGAAGGAATATATGGAGTGTACTGCAGATGGAAGGGAAGATGGCAGACTGTGGTGTGCCACGACCTATGACTACAAGAGCGATCAGAAATGGGGTTTCTGTGAAA CTGAAGAACagtcaaataagagaagacaaatGCAAGAGGCAGAGGATGTTTACCAAACTGGGATGAAGATCCTTAATGCGAGCACCAAAAAGGCCCAGAAGAAAGA AGCTTATCAATACCTTCTGAGAGCAGCCGACATGAACCATACCAAGGCAATGGAAAAAGTGTCTTACGCCTTGTTGTTCGGGGACTACTTGAAGCAAAATATCCAGTCGGCTAAAGAGCTGTTTGAGAAACTGACTGAAGAGGGGTCTCCTAAAGGGCAAACG GCCCTTGGTTTCCTGTATGCTTCTGGCCTTGGTGTTGATTCCAACCAAGCTAAG GCACTGGTTTATTACACTTTTGGAGCTCTTGGAGGAAATCTGATAGCCCACATGATTTTA GGCTACCGCTATTGGGCTGGCATAGGAGTCCTTCAGAGCTGTGAGTCTGCTCTCACGCATTATCGTCTAGTAGCCAACCATG TGGCAAGTGACATCTCTCTGACAGGAGGTACAGTAGTACAGAGAATTCGTCTGCCCGATGAAGTGGAAAATCCAGGAATGGCAAGTGGGATGCTGGAAGAAGATTTGATACAATATTACCAGTTTTTAGCTGAAAAAGGAGATGTACAGGCGCAA GTTGGACTTGGGCAGTTGCAtctccatggaggaagaggagtAGAACAAAATCATCAG AGAGCTTTTGAATATTTCAATCAAGCAGCCAATGCTGGTAACTCACACGCTATGGCGTTTTTGGGAAAG ATGTATTCAGAAGGAAGTGATATCGTACCCCAGAGCAATGAAACAGCACTTCAGTATTTTAAGAAAGCTGCTGATATG GGTAACCCAGTGGGACAAAGTGGTCTAGGAATGGCTTATCTGTATGGAAGAGGTGTTCCAGTG AATTACGATCTGGCACTGAAATATTTCCAGAAGGCAGCGGATCAGGGATGGGTAGACGGACAGCTTCAGTTGGGCTCGATGTATTACA ACGGCATCGGAGTCAAAAAGGATTATTCAAAGGCCTTGAAGTTTTTCAACCTGGCTTCTCAGGGAGGCCACATTCTGGCCTTCTATAACCTGGCACAGATGCATGCCACTGCCACGGGAGTGGATCGTTCCTGCCGTACTGCAGTCGAG CTATTTAAGAATGTCTGCGAGCGAGGCCGCTGGTCGGAAAGGCTTATGACTGCCTACAACAGCTACAAAGATGGCAATGCAAATTCTGCTGTGGTTCAGTATCTCCTATTGGCTGAGCAAGGCTATGAAGTGGCACAGAGCAATGCCGCCTTCATACTTGATCAAA AAGCTGCCACCATTATAGAAGAAAATGAAACGTATACCAGAGCCTTGCTGCACTGGAACAGGGCAGCCTCCCAAG GTTACACCGTTGCTAGACTCAAACTTGGTGATTACCACTTCTATGGCTTTGGCACTGACGTTGATTATGAAACGGCATTTATTCACTACCACCTGGCAACAGAACATCAGCACAGTGCCCAAGCTATGTTCAACCTGGGATACATGCATGAGAAGGGACTCGGCATCAAGCAG GATATACACCTTGCAAAACGCTTCTATGACATGGCAGCTGATGCCAGCCCTGATGCTCAAGTTCCAGTCTTCCTTGCGCTCTGCAAATTAGGAATCGTTTATGCTTTCCAGTATGTCCAAGAAACCAAC ATCAAAGAAGTGTTCTCCCATCTTGACATGGATCAGCTCTTGGGACCAGAGTGGGACCTTTACCTCATGACCATCATTGCTCTGCTCTTGGGCACGGTTATAGCTTACAGGCAGAGGCAGCATCAGGCAATCCCCAGACCTGCAGGGCCCCGGCCAGCCGTTCCTCCTCAAGAGCCTCCTCCAGAACATCAGCCACAGCAATAG